The window CTTATACTCCACTTCAATTGTACAGCTgatttcactacaagaaaacagcggtattctgacggacggtccgacggaaaatgaattcctcggaatataccgaggcatttccgaggcaattccgaggaaatacaaaattttgcttcctcggaattccgtcggaatattccgacggaattccgaggaaaacacatttcgtcggaatattccgacggaataccgaggaaactagtattcctcggaaaaaaccgatgaattccgaggaaatattatagacgttagagagccgttggagagccgttgggggattttaaaaattccgaggaaattccgacgaactagccgtttgcatcggaattccgtcggaatttcctcggaccgtcggcaggatttcacctataaatacaagcacccctcttcctcttcattcacaccatatcttcatcctccctctcactttctttacacacgaatttgattcataaaaaacatgtcttcttccaattattttcgttcttggatcgatcgacctcatttggatccgaacacgagattgcttacggaagaataccaacaaggtataaccgaattcatggggttagttcaccgacaaccggaagcaaaaacaggtatgttaagatgtccttgctctaattgtaaaaataaaaaagttattaaagaatgggatgtttggactcatttatatttgagtgggtttacacgaagttacaaaatttggtatcatcatggagaaactgattatgaacttggtagtactagcgaacctcagccagcggttagattagaagatccaattagaacggatgtagattacggtgtaggtactgagcagatggtaaatgatcattttagaggggaagatttacccaatgccgaagctaggagattttatgatatgttggatgctggaaagcaaccattgtacgaaggttgcagagatggtcattcagctttatcatctgctacaagattgatgggcattaagacggattataatttggctgaagactgtgtggatgcgattgctgattatgtaaaaggtattctacctgaagataatgtagctcctggctcatactacgaggttcagaaactcgtagctggtcttggtttatcgtatcaggtaatagatgtatgcagagacaactgcatgatttattggagggcggatgaacagcgggtttcatgcaaattttgtgggaagcctcgttataaagatacgagtggaagaattccagtaccatataaaaggatgtggtatttgcctttgacggaaaggttgcagaggctgtatctgtctgaacgcacagcgcaaccaatgagatggcatgcggagcactcaacagatggtgagatcagacatccttcagatgcaaaagcgtggaagcatttccaatcaaagtatcccgactttgcgtatgagagaagaaatgtctaccttggattatgtactgatggtttcagcccgtttggcaagagtggaagacagtattctctatggccagtcattcttacaccatacaacctacccccaaacttgtgcttgcgacgagagtttttgttcctctcgattctcgttcccggaccagagcatcctaagagatcacttgatgtgtttcttcagccactaatatatgagttgcaacaactatggactcaaggtgctgaaacatacgatgtttcgtataaagaaaactttcaaatgcgggcagtactaatgtggacaataagtgattttccagcatatggtatgttatctggatggacaacgcatggaaggctatcatgtccatattgtcaagataacactgatgctttccaactaaaacacggaaggaaaacgtgttggtttgactgtcacaggagatttctaccaccagatcatccatatcgtagaagtaggaatttgtttacgaagaacaagagggtgtttgacagtccacctccggaaattcgtgggaaagatttgaagacacaacttagagattttggtgcagaaagaacgccagacgtcggtggacatgagcattttccggtagatggtgttggaaacctacataactggcacaaaaaaagtattttttgggatctgccatactgggaggatcatctactaaggcataatttagatgtcatgcatatcgagaagaacttttttgacaacctgatgaacacgatccttaatgttcaaggtaaaacaaaggataatttgaagtcaagactggatttagtcgatatatgtgctcgttcagaacttcatgttgatgagagtggtagggctccttttcccatataccgacttgatgcagcgggaaaggatgcgttctttgattggatttcaaacgatgtggaatttccagacggttacgcatctaatttgcgtaactgtatcgacagaaaggaaggaaagtttactggcttgaaaagccatgattgccatgtaatgatgcagcgtctccttccgtttgccttcaaggaactattaccacgaaatgttcatgaagcaattgcagggataagtggtttcttccgcgatttatgcacaagatcagtgactcttgaaggtattgaaaatttgaagactaacatagctgtgattcagtgcaaccttgagaagatatttcctccctcattttttgatgttatggagcatcttgttattcacctggtaagagaattggagcttggtggtcctgtgcagtatagatggatgtatctgtatgagcggtatatgttccatttgaagaagatggtgaaaaatttaagtagggtggaagggtctatagtcgcacagatgatcaatgaagaaacttcaaactttgccgagtactactttccagcagaagttcagaccaaaaacagaagacctgctcggcatgatgatagaggcgaacgggcaacatatcattggaaggttccagacattttcacagacgttggacgacttagcggaaaaccaaaagaccgtcgacttactgatcaggagcgcagtcatttgcaaacatatttactcaccaactgcgaagatgttcttcaatatgaaaggattttcatggcagaaaagcggttagaatatagatacgccacagaggacgaactagaagaaatgaagcagagagaatttggtggatggatgtttacctatgtgagtgatggtttggccagaggtgaaacatttgacgattggatacgcgagatggtcgttggaccaaactttgttgtgaagtcatatccgagattttgtactcgaggatatgcattcacaactcagaagaggagacgttcgagtacgacttacgatgctggtgtttgttctgcatcaggagatgatgtatactacggacacataaatgagattttggaaatcaagtatttgggcatggttggattgcgctgtactgttttctattgtgactggcacgacaacactccagatcgaggtgtgagaacagatgcatttggtgttacatcagtaaattcaagacggaagctgcaatattatgatcctttcattcttgcttctcaggccgatcaggtttgttatatcaagtacccccgggtaaggaacagagatgatccatgggttactgttacaagactcaacccgagaggctgagttcagggaagttctgagctggaagacccactacaaccaagcacatccggcaacttaagtgcagcagaagatttaggtggagttggccttgtagtcgatttaactgacttcggagaagaagccgccgttcacgaagaggatgaaccagtgattggagagtttcaccaagatccagattcaaattcatctggtgatgacgactcggaagAAGACTAGcctcgaccttttttttttttttttttaaaggaaaatttcgaggaaattccgaggacagataggttttcctcggaatttcctcggaatagatcttctcgattgaaaaccccaagttcctcggaattccgtcggaaaattccgaggaaattccgaggaactatTTATGTttgtcggaatttcctcggaaaataccgaggaaattccgaggagatggggatttgattatagattctttttcctcggaatctcctcggtatattccgaggaaattccgacgaacataaggatttcctcggaatctcctcggtatattccgaggaaaatcCGAGGAACTGGGGgttttaaatcgaaaacaacgttttacggattgaataacacgtatataaccttcattaagtgtcataaccagattatgatgtttggaactatgaactttggtgttttatccaataacaaacacttttacgattgcatgaacgaaaaccacacaacgtaagagaaacacttatacactttaataaacggtaaagggaatacttagaattatttttgaaattgtgttatttcatggtttatgatcatctatacaaagaatcctcaatggtatgcattataattgtataagaaatgaaatacggcgaaaataatcgatgttttaaaaccccaaaccctggttcctcagaatttcctcggagattaccgagggtattccgaggaaactgggttcgtcggaatattttcatttaaccgggtaaacgaagccgccaaatatttcgggaaaattgaatcatagaattccgaggaaattccgacggaagtataaaatatttccgaggaaattccgacggatagtttccgtcggacgcctcataagattagggcgagcccgatcttcttccccatttctctctttctctccgcgcCGCTGCACATCTCCTCTCGCGATTCCGGCGATTTCCGGCGATTCCACCGTTCTCTCTCCCGTTTTTCCGGCGATTCTcccctaatcctcccccataatcatgtaagaaccctatcccactcttttaggttagatttgtatggtttttaagtagatttgatgattttggaatgagatttatagattttgttagggtgaatggtagatttgtgtaaaatggagtttgattatgtatttcacttgatttgaatttttttttagtttttatcaattttgtggttataaaaatcgaatttgaaattatatatatatattgaaaacgttttttgtatataaaatctatttttgcattttaaattcatttataaatttattaaacatttttaaaatctataaaactttttttaagattaaaaatcatttatataatatttaaaaacattttttttgtattttatatgtaaaatataaatttatatatttattaaacatttttaaaatttttaaactattttttatttattaaaactttttttaagattaaaaatcatttataaatttattaaacattttaaaatctataaaacttttttaagattaaaaatcatttatataatatttaaaaacattttttttgtattttatatgtaaaatataaatttatatatttattaaacatttttaaaatttttaaactattttttatttattaaaactttttttaagattaaaaatcatttataaatttattaaacatttttaaaatctataaaacatttttaattattaaactatttatatttttgtgattaaaaactatgtttttaaactatttttaatttaaactgttttttttaattaaaattattagaactaatttttaaatatgtttttttttaatttacaggtctaatgatgatcagatccggcctcgccagcgtcgtagccggggtggtatggggagccagtctcggggttcttccagccatgttcaggattccgtttcgccccacagctcataccaaacatctccctctccattactcgctcctgctgctccctctcccgctgctgcacccgctcctggtcccgctgctgcacctgGTCCTCTGGGAGTGATGAgggttgcggagttggttcgacagcccggtcgtgaccatcttccctatctcactgagtatccacatggacatggtcaaacatggtaatttaaacttttattttttaaactattttttatttttaaactatttttttattaataatttattttttttgttaggttcaaccgatccgggaacgggatcagcgcatggatcaaccgtatgatgtactcggccctcgacagcggacatccgactttcactcacttccctgtcgagaagcagcatctgtggtttcagcagtttgcggtaagtattctaatttttaaattatattttttatattattaaaactattttttgtaattattaaactattttctatatttattagacattttaaatattattaaaacttatttttgtaattattaaactaatttatatatttattagacattttaaatattattaaaacttatttttgtaattatttaaatatttttttaattattaaactattttttatttattaaaacgacgatttttgtaatttttaaactattatatttttgtgcttaaaaactatttttaaactatttcagcaagaattcaactggaatgccgatgatacgctctctatctatcaccattttgtccataaagttatggacaactatgggaagcagatgtacgagtggaagaagaagtgggaagtaaacaaggtagtttttaatttattaacaatttttaatttattaaactatttttaaaattattaaactttttttttttaaattaaaaggtcccaaagtcgatgaacggcacggtctggaaggagttgtgtgcgcattgggataaagaagagacgaaagaaacttcttccaccaactccaacaaccgcaggagcgaccgtaaaggaaagggcatctacaagcataacttgggtgctcaatctattgccactctggcggatcgcatggtaagctcaaccgctttttcttcaattatttaagtttcagaattttattttttttgcattttcaaatctctaatgtttgtctaatttattttttttcaaggcggaagaaaatgaaggccacccagttgatgatctcgcccttatgaaaaggcgtataccaacaagaagaccggccagattgatgatggtcttgtgagggacgtggtcgacctggtccagactcaggtgtatgacgaagtgtctcagcttcaaaccgatgatgacgattcgacggcctcgaccaacttgtctcgggttcgaatcaacgaaatcgttgaatcggtaagttttttttttaaaagttcaatttaattatttcttgatttttattttatcatcaatttaaattatcttaacttcgttatttatatttcagtcggttccaaagaaaaagggacgtttggtcggtttgggtcgtcgctcccggtcggctgctccttcttctgcaccacatgcgtatgttgatccagaagttcttacggctcagctgaaggacaaggatgatcggatatctgcgttggaggctcagatggcagctcaacaggcgggctatgagacccagaagaggctgaacgagcagatgatggacatgatgaagaggatgtacccgaacgagacgttcccgaacattcaagacccgtagtttttttttttccaaaaactctgaatgttttatttaaatttgaatattatctactatgttttattttatgttttattcaattttaattttaaattttaaaaattttaatttttttttaaaaaaataattttttaaaaaaataaatttttaaaaaaaataaatttttaaaaaaaataaattttttcaaaattccgagggaatggaggtCCTCGGataattccgaggaacttttatccctcggtaaattccgacgaactttaagttcctcggaattttctgaGGGAAagggttcctcggaattttccgagaaactcaactccctcggaaaattccgagggaagaaagttcctcggaattttccgaggaacaaatgttcctcggaattttccgaggaactttcttccctcggaattttccgataaacattccgagaaatatttcgtcgaaacttccgaggattggaccatcggaattccttcggtattttccgaggaaccttccgacgaacattgtgtcctcggagtttcctcggaattttgtttcctcggaattccgtcggaaaattccgacggaattccgaggaattatgaatttccgaggagttatttccgaggacttttttcgtcggtatatcctcggaataacgttattccgacgacataccgacgattttttccctcagtatcccgatgttttcttgtagtgtttacACATTACACTTAACCTTCAATTAATCCTTTCACAACGTTTCCAcctgtttttcttaatttttctttCCTTGTAATAATATTGATGATTTTTCTGCGTCAGatagttttttttctctattttatttgatttagttttttttcacaCAATTGTTTTGGCCTTTATACTAAGAATCATTCATTCTCGGTTCATCTGTAGCTGTGATGGCTTTGGAGCACAAGGTAAAGCGGGGAATGTTGTTTATCATACCCATTTATGTAGTCATTTTGCATTTCTTATCTAAGTCTTCAGCTCGAGACTTCTTTCTTATTATTTGAATTAGGTTTATGAtttgctttatatatatatatgtaatttctCTGTTAATATTTAAGAAAGGATTTGaatctttataaatatatttgacttttaatatttgtttttaatctttacgagtattttattaattaaaactgTAGTTTGTTATCGATCATAAATACTGTGTAAGCTTTTCTTTTACACTAAGTTTTATTGACCATGTCAAAAAAATCGGGTGAGACCAGTGGAGAATCTAGAGAACATATTGAATGGGTGTATTATTGGTAATAAACTTAAAAGAATGTATGTGAGAGATTTGAACTCAGAATATTATGTGTGGGTGCATAGGCTGAATTTGCCATTTAATCCACTCAAGTTGCAATGTTTTTGTCTATAGAATTGTggatatcaatataaatatggTGCAGTTGCCACAACTTCTCATAAAGTGGCTTCGCCCTGGGTGACACGATCGTCGAAGTCGACGATAATGTGTGCAGAGGACTGGCTGCACCGCCACCATGAAGAGTTGCTTCTAATCGATCACTTAATCGAATTTTTTTGCAACCTCTTGTTTTTGatccaataatttttttaaaccagTTTATCCTAGTTGTATCTTTTAGATCTATTAGAGTTTGATAGATTTGGatcaaaaatgatttaaaagaaTGAAATCAATGGAAAATGGCTGGTTTTTAATAAGGAAAGTAACAtgaaaaaatgataattaaaagatgatttttctttttacttaagaaaaaaaattaaagcctACATTGAACAGTATGAGACATGAACTCGGATTATATAGTAGCAATATCTAAGTCTGACCATCTAAATGTTACAcaattgaaatatttatatgtacatacacaataaatatttaaaaaatcaatttctAATTCATCATCAATTAATCTCCAATTTTATTTGCCGATTGACCGTCCAATTCACATATAGTGTAATTCCGAACATAGATTTTAACCTTTAGAAACCGGTTGTCGTTCATACCCTAAAAAATATGCGCAGATGTGTACGTTAAATTCTGTGCCACTAGGTAGAAGGTTGAGTAGTAACTGCGAAGTTGGCAGGACAGAATCATAAAACCGCCCTGAAGTGACGCTCTAATAGTTGTTTTGATTTCTTCCCAGAATTTCCTCCATTATTTCTCAATCGGAAAACtaaaaacttaaattttagTCATCCTTTTTTGGATCTTTCAAGTAAACTCGTTCTTTGTATTTCAATGAAAGTTGTGATCATAGACCTCTACTGATTGAGGACTGTGTGGTTGATGACCAATTTAACGAAAAGCTGATCAAATAGAGTTGAAAGTGTCAGAGTGAATGTCTTTGCAAATTTCAGGCAATTTAACACTTTTGTATGTTTTTTaagcttaattttgattttaattttttttgttagatgaATGGAAGttggttgttcaaaaaaaaaaagaggctcCCCACTACTCTAGTTATTTGAATCTTGCTTCGTGTTATAATTTAAAAGTTCATAGAAACAAATTAATGCTTGATGAGTATAAATTAAATgggataatttgaaaaataccttatttgtgatttgtaatttgaaaaatacacttgttttttttctttttgaaaactaGACTTTGTAACATGTAATAAGACGTTTTTATCCTTGttttaatttgtaattttttataatcatactattaatttagaaagtatataactaaaaattaaacttggaaaatattattatatgtgTTTTCTGGTAAATAAAcgttttgaaattaaaaaaaaaattgtgtgtgtTGTTCATTCTTGGTATCCTTACGGCATTGAGGGATAAATGGGTTGAACCACACACATTTGCTAAGAACAGTGAAAAAGTATGTTAAGAAATTATAACGGCTAGATTTATTACGTGCTCTAGATTTACAAAGATCATAAAACATCATTTCTTCTCTAG of the Brassica rapa cultivar Chiifu-401-42 chromosome A03, CAAS_Brap_v3.01, whole genome shotgun sequence genome contains:
- the LOC117132585 gene encoding uncharacterized protein LOC117132585 codes for the protein MSNDDQIRPRQRRSRGGMGSQSRGSSSHVQDSVSPHSSYQTSPSPLLAPAAPSPAAAPAPGPAAAPGPLGVMRVAELVRQPGRDHLPYLTEYPHGHGQTWFNRSGNGISAWINRMMYSALDSGHPTFTHFPAIAEGCRL